Proteins co-encoded in one Mycobacterium mantenii genomic window:
- a CDS encoding SRPBCC family protein, with translation MTDPSVKATVRIDARPDVVYRLITDLPTLAELAEEAVAMEWRKGDAVSPGAVFTGHNRSGSRRWSTKCTVTDAEPGRRFAFDVSHTMLPIARWQYDIVAADGGCEVTESTWDRRPGWFRKVAGKATGVSDRAAANTEHIRLTLQRLKRRAETE, from the coding sequence ATGACCGACCCATCCGTGAAGGCCACCGTGCGGATCGACGCCCGGCCCGACGTGGTGTACCGGCTCATCACCGACCTGCCCACGCTGGCCGAGCTGGCCGAGGAGGCGGTGGCGATGGAGTGGCGCAAGGGCGACGCGGTGAGCCCGGGCGCGGTGTTCACCGGCCACAACAGGAGCGGCAGCCGGCGCTGGAGCACCAAGTGCACGGTCACCGACGCGGAACCGGGCCGTCGCTTCGCGTTCGACGTCAGCCACACGATGCTTCCGATCGCCCGCTGGCAATACGACATCGTCGCGGCCGACGGCGGGTGCGAGGTCACCGAAAGCACCTGGGACCGCAGACCCGGATGGTTCCGCAAGGTCGCCGGCAAGGCCACCGGCGTCAGCGATCGGGCGGCCGCCAACACCGAGCACATCCGGCTCACCCTGCAGCGCCTCAAGCGGCGCGCCGAGACCGAGTAG
- a CDS encoding polyribonucleotide nucleotidyltransferase, whose product MSVAEIEEGVFEATATIDNGSFGTRTIRFEVGRLAQQAAGAVVAYLDDENMLLSATTASKSPKEHFDFFPLTVDVEERMYAAGRIPGSFFRREGRPSTDAILTCRLIDRPLRPSFVSGLRNEIQVVVTILSLDPNDLYDVLAINAASASTQLSGLPFSGPIGGVRVALIDGTWVAFPTVEQLERAVFDMVVAGRKVDGDVAIMMVEAEATENVIELVEGGAQAPTETVVAEGLEAAKPFIAALCTAQEELAGAAAKPTADYPTFPDYQEDVYYSVASVATDELAKALTIGSKAERDARTDELKAEVLARLTGDSGTYEGREKEVSAAYRSLTKKLVRQRILTDHFRIDGRGITDIRALSAEVAVVPRAHGSALFQRGETQILGVTTLDMVKMAQQIDSLGPETSKRYMHHYNFPPFSTGETGRVGSPKRREIGHGALAERALIPVLPGVEEFPYAIRQVSEALGSNGSTSMGSVCASTLSLLNAGVPLKAPVAGIAMGLVSDDVEVDGKTERRFVTLTDILGAEDAFGDMDFKCAGTKDFVTALQLDTKLDGIPSQVLAGALAQAKDARVTILEVMAEAIDAPDEMSPYAPRVTTIKVPVDKIGEVIGPKGKVINAITEETGAQISIEDDGTVFVGATDGLSAQAAIDRINAIANPQLPTVGERFLGTVVKTTDFGAFVSLLPGRDGLVHISKLGRGKRIAKVEDVVNVGDKLRVEIADIDKRGKISLVLVEEDSSAPADAPAAAPADAATASS is encoded by the coding sequence ATGTCTGTCGCTGAAATTGAAGAGGGCGTGTTCGAGGCGACCGCCACTATCGACAACGGGAGCTTCGGCACCCGCACCATCCGTTTCGAGGTCGGCCGGTTGGCCCAGCAGGCAGCTGGCGCCGTGGTCGCGTACCTCGACGACGAGAACATGCTGTTGTCGGCGACCACCGCCAGCAAGAGCCCCAAGGAGCACTTCGACTTCTTCCCGCTGACCGTCGATGTCGAGGAGCGGATGTATGCCGCCGGTCGCATCCCCGGTTCGTTCTTCCGCCGGGAGGGCCGTCCGTCCACCGACGCGATCCTGACCTGCCGGCTCATCGACCGGCCGCTGCGCCCGTCGTTCGTCTCCGGGCTGCGCAACGAGATCCAGGTCGTGGTGACGATCCTGAGCCTGGACCCCAACGACCTGTACGACGTGCTGGCGATCAACGCCGCGTCGGCCTCCACCCAGCTGAGCGGCCTGCCGTTCTCCGGCCCCATCGGGGGCGTGCGGGTGGCGCTGATCGACGGCACCTGGGTTGCGTTCCCGACCGTCGAGCAGCTCGAGCGGGCCGTGTTCGACATGGTCGTGGCCGGCCGCAAGGTCGATGGTGACGTCGCCATCATGATGGTCGAGGCCGAGGCCACCGAAAACGTCATCGAGCTCGTCGAGGGCGGCGCCCAGGCGCCGACGGAAACCGTTGTGGCCGAAGGACTTGAGGCCGCCAAGCCGTTCATCGCGGCGCTGTGCACCGCGCAGGAGGAGCTGGCCGGGGCGGCCGCCAAGCCGACCGCTGACTACCCGACGTTCCCCGACTACCAGGAGGACGTGTACTACTCGGTGGCCTCGGTGGCCACCGACGAGCTGGCCAAGGCGCTGACCATCGGCAGCAAGGCCGAGCGCGACGCGCGCACCGACGAGCTCAAGGCCGAGGTGCTGGCGCGGCTCACGGGGGACTCTGGGACCTACGAGGGCCGCGAGAAGGAGGTCAGCGCCGCGTACCGGTCACTGACCAAGAAGCTGGTCCGCCAGCGCATCCTCACCGACCATTTCCGCATCGACGGCCGCGGCATCACCGACATTCGCGCGTTGTCGGCCGAGGTCGCCGTGGTGCCGCGGGCGCACGGCAGCGCGCTGTTCCAGCGCGGTGAGACCCAGATCCTGGGTGTGACCACGCTGGACATGGTCAAGATGGCCCAGCAGATCGACTCGCTGGGACCGGAAACCTCCAAGCGATACATGCACCACTACAACTTCCCGCCGTTCTCCACCGGCGAGACCGGTCGCGTGGGTTCGCCCAAGCGGCGTGAGATCGGGCACGGCGCGCTCGCGGAGCGCGCCCTGATTCCGGTGCTGCCCGGCGTCGAGGAGTTCCCGTACGCCATCCGGCAGGTGTCCGAGGCGCTGGGCTCCAACGGCTCGACGTCGATGGGTTCGGTCTGCGCGTCCACCCTGTCGTTGCTGAACGCCGGTGTGCCGCTCAAGGCGCCGGTGGCCGGCATCGCGATGGGCCTGGTCTCCGACGACGTGGAGGTGGACGGCAAGACCGAGCGCCGCTTCGTCACCCTGACCGACATCCTGGGCGCCGAGGACGCGTTCGGCGACATGGACTTCAAGTGCGCCGGTACCAAGGACTTCGTCACCGCGCTGCAGCTGGACACCAAGCTCGACGGCATCCCGTCGCAGGTGCTGGCGGGCGCGCTGGCACAGGCCAAAGATGCGCGCGTGACGATCCTCGAGGTCATGGCCGAGGCCATCGACGCACCCGACGAGATGAGCCCCTACGCGCCGCGGGTGACCACCATCAAGGTTCCGGTCGACAAGATCGGTGAGGTGATCGGGCCCAAGGGCAAGGTGATCAACGCCATCACCGAGGAGACCGGCGCGCAGATCTCCATCGAGGACGACGGCACCGTGTTCGTCGGCGCCACCGACGGACTGTCGGCGCAGGCCGCGATCGACCGGATCAACGCCATCGCCAACCCGCAGCTGCCCACGGTCGGCGAGCGGTTCCTCGGAACCGTGGTCAAGACAACGGACTTCGGTGCGTTCGTGTCGCTGCTGCCCGGGCGTGACGGCCTGGTGCACATCTCCAAACTCGGTAGGGGCAAGCGGATCGCCAAGGTCGAAGACGTGGTGAACGTCGGCGACAAGCTGCGCGTCGAAATCGCCGACATCGACAAGCGCGGCAAGATCTCGCTGGTTCTGGTGGAGGAAGACAGCTCGGCTCCTGCCGATGCTCCGGCGGCCGCTCCTGCCGATGCCGCGACGGCGAGCAGCTGA
- a CDS encoding M16 family metallopeptidase, which yields MPRRRAADSSTGTRPGRAGALHRSTADEVESAPQAALRRTTLPGGLRVVTEYLPSVRSASVGVWVGVGSRDEGATVAGAAHFLEHLLFKSTPSRTAVDIAQAMDAVGGELNAFTAKEHTCYYAHVLDSDLALAVDLVADVVLNGRCAADDVELERDVVLEEIAMRDDDPEDALGDMFLSALFGEHPVGRPVIGTARSVASMTRNQLHSFHVRRYTPERMVVAVAGNVDHDEVVALVREHFGPHLVRGRDPIAPRKGAGRVSGRPALLLGNRDAEQAHVSLGVRTPGRGWEHRWALSVLNTALGGGLSSRLFQQVRELRGLAYSVYSTVDVFADSGVLSVYAACQPERFADVMAVTGDVLDSVARDGITESECRIAKGSLRGGLVLGLEDSSSRMSRLGRSELNYGKHRSIEYTLQQIDQVTVEEVNAVARRLLNQRYGAAVLGPYTTKRSLPQRLRAMVS from the coding sequence ATGCCGCGACGGCGAGCAGCTGACTCCTCGACCGGGACGCGTCCCGGTCGGGCCGGCGCGCTGCACCGGAGCACCGCCGATGAGGTGGAATCGGCACCCCAGGCCGCACTGCGGCGCACCACGCTGCCGGGCGGCCTGCGGGTGGTCACCGAGTACCTGCCCTCGGTGCGTTCCGCATCGGTGGGGGTCTGGGTCGGCGTCGGCTCGCGCGACGAGGGTGCCACTGTCGCCGGCGCCGCGCACTTCCTCGAGCACCTGCTGTTCAAGTCGACCCCCAGCCGCACCGCGGTGGACATCGCACAGGCGATGGACGCCGTCGGGGGAGAGCTGAACGCGTTCACCGCCAAGGAACACACCTGTTACTACGCGCATGTGCTGGACAGCGATCTGGCGCTGGCCGTCGACCTGGTCGCCGACGTGGTGCTCAACGGGCGCTGTGCGGCCGACGATGTTGAGCTGGAACGCGACGTCGTCCTCGAAGAGATCGCGATGCGCGACGACGACCCCGAGGACGCACTCGGCGACATGTTCCTGAGCGCGCTCTTCGGTGAGCACCCGGTGGGCCGTCCGGTCATCGGCACCGCACGGTCGGTGGCGTCGATGACGCGAAACCAGCTGCACTCGTTTCACGTCCGGCGCTACACGCCGGAGCGGATGGTGGTGGCGGTGGCCGGCAACGTCGACCACGACGAGGTGGTCGCGTTGGTGCGCGAGCACTTTGGGCCGCATCTGGTCCGCGGGCGCGACCCCATCGCGCCGCGCAAGGGTGCCGGACGGGTCAGCGGCCGCCCCGCTCTGTTGCTGGGCAACCGGGACGCCGAGCAGGCTCACGTGTCGTTGGGCGTCCGAACGCCCGGGCGCGGCTGGGAGCACCGCTGGGCGCTATCGGTGCTCAACACCGCGCTGGGCGGCGGCCTGAGCTCCCGGTTGTTCCAGCAGGTTCGAGAGCTGCGCGGGCTGGCCTATTCGGTGTACTCGACGGTGGACGTCTTCGCCGACAGCGGCGTGCTGTCCGTGTATGCCGCCTGCCAGCCCGAACGGTTTGCCGACGTGATGGCGGTGACCGGCGACGTGCTCGATTCGGTAGCCCGCGACGGCATCACCGAGTCGGAATGCCGCATCGCCAAGGGATCGCTGCGCGGCGGCCTGGTGCTCGGTCTGGAGGATTCCAGCTCGCGGATGAGCCGGCTCGGTCGGAGCGAGCTCAACTACGGCAAACACCGCAGCATCGAGTACACCCTGCAGCAAATCGATCAGGTGACCGTCGAGGAGGTCAACGCGGTGGCCCGCCGGCTGCTCAACCAGCGCTACGGTGCCGCGGTTCTGGGTCCCTACACCACCAAACGGTCACTGCCCCAACGACTTCGGGCGATGGTAAGTTAG
- a CDS encoding acyl-CoA dehydrogenase family protein: MIEWSDTDLMVRDAVRQFVDKEIRPHVDELETGEMSPYPIARKLFSQFGLDVMAAESVKKMLDRERAKLDGAAATEERDEKPDESGGFGGGAQGSMIAVLVSEIARVSIGLLSTASVSLGLGAATIMSRGTLAQKERWLPGLMTLEKIAAWAITEPDSGSDAFGGMKTYVKRDGQDYILNGQKTFITNGPCADVLVVYAKLDEGDVSPDKQDKRNRPVLVFVLDAGMPGLTQGKPFKKMGMMSSPTGELFFDNVRLSPDRLLGESEQPGDGDGRDSARANFAAERIGIAMMALGIIDECHRLCVDYAKSRTLWGKNIGQFQLIQLKLAKMEIARMNVQNMVFHTIERQQAGKPLTLAEASAIKLYSSEAATDVAMEAVQLFGGNGYMAEYRVEQLARDAKSLMIYAGSNEVQVTHIAKGLLT; encoded by the coding sequence ATGATCGAGTGGTCCGACACCGACCTGATGGTCCGGGACGCCGTTCGGCAGTTCGTCGACAAGGAGATCCGTCCGCACGTCGACGAACTGGAGACCGGCGAAATGTCGCCGTATCCGATCGCGCGCAAGCTGTTCAGCCAGTTCGGCCTCGACGTGATGGCCGCCGAGTCGGTCAAGAAGATGCTGGACCGCGAGCGGGCCAAGCTGGACGGCGCCGCCGCGACCGAAGAGCGCGACGAAAAGCCTGATGAGTCAGGCGGTTTCGGTGGCGGCGCGCAGGGGTCGATGATCGCGGTGCTGGTGTCCGAAATCGCCCGGGTCAGCATCGGGCTGCTCAGCACCGCCTCGGTGAGCCTCGGCCTGGGCGCGGCGACCATCATGAGCCGCGGGACGCTGGCGCAGAAGGAGCGCTGGCTGCCCGGGCTGATGACGCTGGAAAAGATTGCGGCGTGGGCGATCACGGAGCCGGACTCCGGCTCGGATGCGTTCGGCGGCATGAAGACCTACGTCAAGCGCGACGGGCAGGACTACATCCTCAACGGTCAGAAGACGTTCATCACCAACGGGCCCTGCGCCGACGTCCTGGTCGTGTACGCGAAGCTCGACGAGGGCGACGTGAGCCCGGACAAACAAGACAAGCGGAACCGGCCGGTGCTGGTCTTCGTGCTCGACGCGGGCATGCCGGGCCTCACGCAGGGCAAGCCGTTCAAGAAGATGGGCATGATGTCCTCGCCGACCGGCGAACTGTTCTTCGACAACGTGCGGCTGAGCCCGGACCGGCTGCTCGGCGAGAGCGAGCAGCCCGGCGACGGCGACGGCCGCGACAGCGCCCGCGCCAACTTTGCCGCCGAGCGGATCGGGATCGCGATGATGGCGCTGGGCATCATCGACGAATGCCACCGGCTGTGTGTGGACTACGCCAAGAGCCGGACGTTGTGGGGCAAGAACATTGGGCAATTCCAGCTGATCCAGCTCAAGCTGGCCAAGATGGAGATCGCCCGGATGAACGTGCAGAACATGGTCTTTCACACCATCGAACGCCAGCAGGCCGGCAAACCGCTGACCCTGGCCGAGGCGTCGGCGATCAAGCTGTACTCGTCGGAGGCGGCCACCGACGTGGCGATGGAGGCCGTGCAGCTGTTCGGCGGCAACGGATACATGGCCGAGTACCGGGTGGAGCAGCTGGCCCGCGACGCCAAGTCGTTGATGATCTACGCGGGCAGCAACGAGGTTCAGGTCACCCACATCGCCAAGGGCCTGCTGACCTAG
- the mntR gene encoding manganese-binding transcriptional regulator MntR encodes MRADEERGGITAVAQDYLKVIWNAQEWSLEKVSTKMLAEKIGVSASTASESIRKLAEQGLVDHEKYGAVTLTEAGRRAALEMVRRHRLLETFLVNELGYAWDEVHDEAEVLEHAVSDRLVARIDAKLGFPQRDPHGDPIPASDGQVPTPPARQLWACDDGDTGTVARISDSDPEMLRYFTDVGINLDSRLRVLTRREFAGMISVAIDSGDGAETTVELGSPAARAIWVVA; translated from the coding sequence GTGAGGGCTGACGAAGAGCGTGGCGGTATCACCGCGGTCGCCCAGGATTACCTGAAGGTCATCTGGAACGCCCAGGAGTGGTCACTGGAAAAGGTCAGCACCAAGATGCTGGCCGAGAAGATCGGGGTGTCGGCCAGCACGGCCTCGGAGTCCATCCGCAAACTCGCCGAGCAGGGCCTGGTCGATCACGAAAAGTACGGTGCGGTGACGCTGACCGAGGCGGGGCGCCGGGCGGCGCTGGAGATGGTGCGCCGGCATCGGCTGCTGGAGACCTTCCTAGTCAACGAGCTCGGCTACGCCTGGGACGAGGTGCACGACGAGGCCGAGGTGCTCGAGCACGCGGTGTCGGATCGCCTGGTGGCCCGCATCGACGCCAAGCTGGGCTTCCCGCAGCGCGACCCGCACGGTGACCCGATCCCGGCCTCGGACGGGCAGGTGCCCACCCCGCCGGCCCGCCAGCTGTGGGCGTGCGACGACGGCGACACCGGGACGGTGGCGCGCATTTCCGACTCCGACCCCGAGATGCTGCGCTACTTCACGGACGTCGGGATCAACCTCGACTCCCGGCTGCGGGTCCTGACTCGGCGCGAATTCGCCGGCATGATCTCGGTGGCCATCGACTCCGGCGACGGCGCGGAGACGACGGTCGAGCTGGGCAGCCCCGCCGCCCGGGCGATCTGGGTGGTCGCCTAG
- the ald gene encoding alanine dehydrogenase — protein sequence MRVGVPTETKTNEFRVAITPAGVAELTRRGHDVLVQAGAGEGSAIPDAEFKAAGAQLADTAEQVWAEADLLLKVKEPVPAEYDLLRRNQILFTYLHLAASRACTEALLASGTTSIAYETVQTADGTLPLLAPMSEVAGRLSAQVGAYHLMRTHGGRGVLMGGVPGVKPADVVVIGAGTAGYNAARVTGGMGATVMVFDVNVAKLRLLDAEFAGRIGTRYSSAYELEGAVKRADLVIGAVLLPGAKAPKLISNSLVSQMKSGAVLVDISIDQGGCLEDSRPTTHDDPTFAVHDTVFYCVANMPSAVPKTSTVALTNATMPYVLALADRGWQAACRSDHALAKGLSTHDGRLLSEQVATDLGLPFADPADLLG from the coding sequence ATGCGAGTCGGCGTACCGACCGAGACCAAGACCAATGAGTTTCGGGTGGCCATCACCCCCGCCGGCGTCGCCGAGCTGACCCGCCGCGGCCATGACGTGCTCGTGCAGGCCGGCGCCGGGGAAGGATCGGCGATCCCCGATGCCGAGTTCAAAGCCGCAGGCGCCCAGCTGGCCGATACGGCCGAACAGGTCTGGGCCGAAGCCGACCTGCTGCTCAAGGTCAAAGAGCCGGTGCCGGCCGAGTATGACCTGTTGCGGCGCAACCAGATCCTGTTCACCTATCTGCATCTGGCCGCGTCGCGCGCGTGCACCGAAGCGCTGTTGGCGTCCGGAACGACGTCGATCGCCTACGAGACGGTGCAAACCGCCGACGGCACACTGCCGTTGCTGGCGCCGATGAGCGAGGTCGCCGGCCGGCTGTCCGCTCAGGTGGGCGCCTATCACCTGATGCGCACCCACGGCGGGCGCGGGGTGCTGATGGGCGGCGTGCCGGGCGTCAAACCCGCCGACGTCGTGGTGATCGGGGCGGGCACGGCCGGCTACAACGCCGCCCGGGTCACGGGCGGCATGGGCGCGACGGTCATGGTCTTCGACGTCAACGTCGCCAAGCTGCGGCTGCTCGACGCCGAGTTCGCCGGCCGCATCGGCACCCGCTACTCGTCGGCGTACGAGCTCGAGGGTGCCGTCAAGCGCGCCGACCTGGTCATCGGTGCGGTGTTGCTGCCCGGCGCCAAGGCGCCCAAATTGATCTCGAATTCCCTTGTCTCACAGATGAAATCGGGTGCGGTGCTGGTCGACATCTCGATCGACCAGGGCGGCTGCCTCGAGGACTCCCGTCCGACCACGCACGATGACCCCACCTTCGCGGTGCACGACACGGTGTTCTACTGCGTGGCGAACATGCCCAGCGCGGTGCCCAAGACGTCGACGGTGGCGCTGACCAACGCGACCATGCCGTACGTGCTGGCGCTGGCCGACCGCGGCTGGCAGGCGGCGTGCCGGTCGGATCATGCTCTGGCCAAAGGCCTTTCGACGCATGACGGCAGGCTGCTGTCCGAACAGGTGGCCACCGACCTCGGCCTGCCGTTCGCCGACCCGGCCGACCTGCTGGGCTGA
- a CDS encoding nitronate monooxygenase, whose translation MVLGFWDIMVPIVGAPMAGGPGTPALAAAVSNAGGLGFVPGGHRSAEQFAEDIAAARKATTGPLGVNLFVPQPSVADWVALHYYAAELEEIAEHYQVEVGHPQHGDDDEWEQKLEVVADVRPELVSFTFGVPPPDVIRRLGALGLLVMVTVTSAYEAGVAVAAGADSLVVQGPAAGGHRGTFAPDMEPASESLHQLIDRIRNAHDVPIIAAGGLGTADEVGAVLRRGAVAAQVGTALLLADEAGTNSAYRVALKNPLFATTVVTRAFSGRYARGLENDFTRTLDHVAPLGYPEVNQMTSPIREAAAAIDDPNGMPLWAGTSFKHACAGPAADIIASLAATS comes from the coding sequence ATGGTACTGGGCTTCTGGGACATCATGGTGCCCATCGTGGGTGCGCCCATGGCCGGCGGGCCCGGGACTCCGGCGTTGGCCGCGGCGGTGTCCAATGCGGGCGGGCTCGGTTTCGTCCCCGGCGGGCATCGCAGCGCCGAGCAGTTCGCCGAGGACATCGCCGCGGCGCGCAAGGCCACCACCGGCCCGCTCGGCGTGAACTTGTTTGTGCCCCAACCCAGCGTCGCCGACTGGGTGGCGCTGCACTACTACGCGGCAGAGCTCGAAGAGATTGCCGAGCACTACCAAGTGGAGGTCGGTCACCCGCAGCACGGCGACGACGACGAGTGGGAACAGAAGCTTGAGGTGGTGGCCGACGTGCGGCCCGAGCTGGTGTCTTTCACTTTCGGCGTGCCACCGCCCGACGTGATCCGGCGGTTGGGCGCGCTGGGTCTGCTGGTGATGGTCACCGTGACATCGGCCTACGAGGCCGGGGTGGCCGTCGCGGCCGGCGCGGACAGCCTGGTGGTCCAGGGCCCCGCGGCCGGCGGGCACCGCGGCACCTTCGCTCCGGACATGGAACCCGCCAGCGAATCGCTGCACCAGCTGATCGACCGCATCCGCAACGCCCACGACGTCCCGATCATTGCGGCGGGCGGACTGGGCACCGCCGACGAAGTCGGGGCCGTGCTGCGCAGGGGAGCGGTGGCGGCCCAGGTCGGCACCGCGCTACTGCTCGCCGACGAGGCGGGCACCAACTCGGCGTACCGGGTCGCCCTGAAAAACCCGCTGTTCGCCACCACCGTTGTGACACGGGCTTTCTCGGGTCGCTACGCGCGCGGTCTGGAAAACGACTTCACCCGCACGCTCGATCACGTCGCGCCGCTGGGCTATCCCGAGGTGAACCAGATGACCTCACCGATCCGGGAGGCGGCCGCCGCCATCGATGATCCCAACGGGATGCCACTATGGGCCGGGACGTCGTTCAAGCATGCCTGCGCGGGGCCCGCGGCCGACATCATCGCCAGTCTCGCGGCAACCAGTTAG
- a CDS encoding bifunctional riboflavin kinase/FAD synthetase: MQRWRGQDEIPTDWGRCVLTIGVFDGVHRGHAELIAHAVKAARARNVPTVLMTFDPHPMEVVYPGSHPAQLTTLTRRAELVEELGIDVFLVMPFTTDFMKLTPERYVHELLVENLHVVEVVVGENFTFGKKASGNVETLRRAGDRFGFAVESMSLLSEHHSNETVTFSSTYIRSCVDAGDVVAAMEALGRPHRVEGVVVRGEGRGMELGFPTANVAPPMYSAIPADGVYAAWFTLLGHGPVTGTVVPGERYQAAVSVGTNPTFSGRTRTVEAFVLDTTADLYGQYVALDFVARIRGQHRFDSVRELIDAMGTDTDKARQLLTD, from the coding sequence GTGCAGCGGTGGCGCGGCCAAGACGAGATACCCACGGACTGGGGCAGGTGTGTGCTCACCATCGGTGTGTTCGATGGTGTGCACCGCGGCCACGCCGAGCTGATCGCGCATGCGGTGAAGGCGGCGCGGGCCCGCAACGTCCCGACGGTATTGATGACGTTCGACCCGCATCCGATGGAAGTGGTCTACCCCGGCAGCCATCCCGCGCAGTTGACGACGCTGACCCGGCGCGCCGAGCTGGTCGAGGAGCTGGGCATCGACGTCTTCCTGGTGATGCCGTTCACCACCGATTTCATGAAACTCACGCCGGAGCGCTACGTGCACGAACTGCTGGTGGAGAACCTGCACGTGGTCGAGGTCGTGGTGGGGGAGAACTTCACCTTCGGCAAGAAGGCCAGCGGCAACGTCGAGACGCTGCGGCGCGCGGGGGACCGCTTCGGGTTCGCCGTGGAGTCGATGTCGCTGCTGTCCGAGCACCACAGCAACGAGACCGTCACGTTCTCGTCCACCTACATCCGGTCCTGCGTGGACGCGGGTGACGTGGTGGCGGCCATGGAGGCCCTGGGCCGTCCCCATCGCGTCGAGGGCGTGGTGGTCCGGGGCGAGGGGCGGGGTATGGAGCTGGGGTTCCCGACCGCCAACGTGGCGCCGCCGATGTATTCGGCCATCCCGGCCGACGGCGTCTATGCCGCCTGGTTCACGCTGCTCGGCCACGGACCGGTGACGGGCACCGTCGTTCCTGGCGAGCGCTACCAGGCCGCGGTGTCCGTCGGCACCAACCCGACGTTCTCCGGGCGCACGCGCACCGTCGAGGCCTTCGTCTTGGACACCACCGCCGACCTCTACGGCCAATACGTGGCGCTGGATTTCGTCGCGCGCATCCGGGGGCAACACAGGTTCGATTCGGTGAGGGAGCTGATCGACGCGATGGGCACGGACACCGACAAGGCGCGTCAGCTGCTCACCGACTGA
- the rpsO gene encoding 30S ribosomal protein S15, translated as MALTAEQKKEILGTYGLHGTDTGSPEAQVALLTKRIADLTEHLKVHKHDHHSRRGLLLLVGRRRRLLKYVAQIDVERYRSLVERLGLRR; from the coding sequence GTGGCGCTGACAGCCGAGCAGAAAAAAGAAATCCTGGGCACTTACGGCCTGCATGGCACCGACACCGGTTCCCCCGAGGCGCAGGTCGCGCTGCTGACCAAGCGGATCGCTGACCTGACCGAGCACCTGAAGGTGCACAAGCACGACCACCACTCGCGGCGCGGGCTGCTGCTGCTGGTCGGACGCCGCCGGCGGCTGCTCAAGTACGTCGCGCAGATCGATGTCGAGCGGTACCGGTCGCTGGTCGAGCGGCTGGGCCTGCGTCGCTGA